A genomic segment from Glycine max cultivar Williams 82 chromosome 1, Glycine_max_v4.0, whole genome shotgun sequence encodes:
- the LOC102663746 gene encoding pentatricopeptide repeat-containing protein At2g13600, translated as MYVKIGDLHSGLKVFEEMPQRNVVSWSAVMAGCVQNGCASEALWLFSRMQQEGVTKPNEFTFVSALQACSLTETENVTLAYQIYSLVVRSGHMSNIFLLNAFLTALVRNGRLAEAFQVFQTSPGKDIVSWNTMIGGYLQFSCGQIPEFWCCMNREGMKPDNFTFATSLTGLAALSHLQMGTQVHAHLVKSGYGDDLCVGNSLADMYIKNHRLDEAFRAFDEMTNKDVCSWSQMAAGCLHCGEPRKALAVIAQMKKMGVKPNKFTLATALNACASLASLEEGKQFHGLRIKLEGDIDIDVCVDNALLDMYAKCGCMDSAWGLFRSMNCCRSVISWTTMIMACAQNGQSREALQIFDEMRETSVVPNHITYVCVLYACSQGGFVDEGWKYFSSMTKDCGIFPGEDHYACMVNILGRAGLIKEAKELILRMPFQPGALVWQTLLSACQLHGDVETGKLAAERAIRRDQKDPSTYLLLSNMFAEFSNWDGVVILRELMETRDVQKLPGSSWIEIEKI; from the coding sequence ATGTACGTCAAAATTGGAGATCTTCATTCGGGCCTCAAAGTGTTTGAGGAAATGCCCCAGAGGAATGTGGTGTCCTGGTCTGCTGTGATGGCCGGTTGCGTCCAAAATGGCTGTGCTTCGGAGGCTCTTTGGTTATTCAGCCGTATGCAACAGGAGGGGGTTACAAAACCAAATGAGTTCACATTTGTTAGTGCTCTCCAGGCCTGCTCTTTAACTGAGACCGAGAATGTGACTCTAGCTTACCAAATTTATTCATTAGTTGTGCGGTCAGGACATATGTCTAATATCTTCTTACTCAATGCCTTTTTGACAGCCCTAGTCAGGAATGGCAGATTGGCGGAAGCCTTTCAAGTTTTTCAGACAAGTCCAGGCAAGGACATTGTGTCATGGAATACCATGATAGGGGGTTACTTGCAGTTTTCTTGTGGCCAGATTCCTGAATTTTGGTGTTGCATGAACCGTGAGGGTATGAAACCTGATAACTTCACATTTGCTACCTCCCTCACTGGGTTGGCTGCTCTGTCTCATCTTCAAATGGGAACTCAAGTTCATGCACACCTTGTCAAAAGTGGTTATGGGGATGACCTTTGTGTGGGGAACTCACTGGCtgatatgtatataaaaaatcataggttGGACGAGGCTTTCAGAGCTTTTGATGAGATGACTAACAAAGATGTGTGCTCTTGGTCCCAGATGGCTGCCGGATGTTTACACTGCGGGGAACCAAGAAAGGCACTTGCAGTCATTGCACAGATGAAGAAGATGGGTGTAAAGCCAAACAAATTTACCTTGGCAACTGCTCTAAATGCTTGTGCGAGTTTGgcttcactagaggaagggaaaCAGTTTCATGGCTTGAGGATCAAACTTGAAGGGGACATAGACATAGATGTCTGTGTAGATAATGCACTTCTGGATATGTATGCAAAATGTGGATGTATGGATAGTGCATGGGGTCTTTTTCGATCAATGAACTGCTGCCGTTCTGTCATCTCATGGACAACAATGATAATGGCATGTGCACAGAATGGTCAATCCAGAGAAGCTCTTCAAATTTTTGATGAAATGAGGGAGACGAGTGTAGTGCCAAATCACATCACCTACGTGTGTGTTCTTTATGCATGTAGTCAAGGTGGGTTTGTTGATGAAGGGTGGAAGTACTTTTCCTCTATGACTAAAGACTGTGGAATCTTCCCTGGAGAAGATCACTATGCTTGTATGGTGAATATTCTTGGCAGGGCTGGACTTATTAAAGAAGCTAAGGAGTTAATCCTAAGAATGCCGTTTCAGCCGGGTGCGCTAGTTTGGCAAACATTGCTCAGTGCTTGTCAGCTTCACGGGGATGTGGAAACTGGGAAACTTGCAGCAGAACGTGCCATACGACGAGACCAAAAAGACCCGTCAACCTATTTGTTATTGTCTAACATGTTTGCTGAATTTAGCAATTGGGATGGCGTGGTGATTCTGAGGGAACTAATGGAGACAAGGGATGTACAGAAATTACCAGGATCCAGTTGGATTGAAATCGAAAAGATTTAA